A single genomic interval of Lewinellaceae bacterium harbors:
- a CDS encoding HYR domain-containing protein, protein MTTRNILLYCYFLAGSLLAPVNAQITVTNSVFPVVGDTLHYLIGNQPGAINQIFTPPGGSQAWDLSNLQPTQTWDQIFRDPATGTGSGMFPAASSMFNPVNSSAEIYWQVTASQVNDLGYYGLDPIGLGITLPFKKFPGLQVTWAPLQFFDVKASSASTLTVFPASIAPASLLSLLVSADSFRIRIAYNRLMSIDAWGTLAIPGGTFDVLRKKQTDYVEQRIDAYIPPLLLWVDVTDIVLQNIGGALGVDTITSFHFLNDVSKEEIAVCLFDKDITQVLSVQYKMADTMAPMAVCQDLTVYLDATGNTSIMAQDLDGGSTDNVGITSYSASRTSFDCMDLGLTDVILTVADIGGNSDTCTAMVTVLDTIRPVPPAPPANVFSDCASDVPPVISLMATDNCDGSITVDPISVVIPGSCPNDFVMNRTWTFIDSSGNSSSVSQIITVSDTTPPLPPQPPANLALDCAADIPPGAPLMAIDNCNGAITVDPSAQLIPGGCPNSFVMLRTWTFIDSCGNSSSVNQTITVVDSVPPVPPQPPANLALDCAADIPPGTPLMAIDNCNGAITVNPTDQITPGGCPNNLVVVRTWTFIDSCGNSSSVNQTITVVDSVPPVAVCMDITIQIEAGASAGIIASDIDGGSMDNCTIDTLTINPSVFTCPDVGTMNTMSTLKVIDECGNVDSCIALITVLCCDTPSITCPADITVTADPFACEVPVSYSSPTVMSNCTPVITQLSGPASDSMLYIGMYTVQFEASNGPTKKATCSFTITVLENGQSQPLQSTAKRAAAGLACQDHVNISLSSDCQRVITARDVLVTGSAGCIDRYNCEVFRPGSLIPIPGATLTYEHVGQTLTYVVEDIQSGGKCWGTLKVEDKLGPVIRCENDTLTCLEAAISSTDDYMESLVSDCGPYPTQVEIVHSIWEDYQCEDSLFSGKITRTIRSSDPWGNHNECTQEIWIERNNLDSLICPDTIEVECTLLELYKQYGLLDSLAKELFGGSIKLDLDALDPFTLQVITRFLYNSSFTAYPEIKTLDGSTSPLWIPDYYYELFPDLANAHCNTVAEYEDKVFEICGKSRKIRRTWTIYDWCGHRDTTCEQWIIVKDTIAPFLNFFDYFDLGRSEMDTTSLLDLADKFTVLAYTEPHDCKAHVHLPDVKKYFFDCNDFEVGYEVEVADAGHPGKTTVLSGTLPADIYLPEGVFTIKLRLVDACWNTSLEVLPGNLFGVGGFRSLFTTLVPGITVQVLDATPPTPVCDEITQVTLDPASCWARINAEDLDDGSHDNCCDQLYYAVALKDSVDYYEAQFQEFLSSVTEEYFGVDIPFDGLGLYETEAPNLVSFMRVAHEVWMNLCAFDVVEDLTECGEDQVVLRVYEACGLRPYDEHIKKNVTCILPPIYQTTPGGTPTAVYQWTIDTKQEHFFYELMNACWDDYFPLLGCITNESLYLRYVWCLVEYYKDKGQFVQLNKMTLDQIELELQNILNADIGECIVDNIPEILVGLKVKQNFMYTDLLKTKYNDCWIEVLKDDKTPPVVVAPEDVTVYCDGVPYNWTVTKHYDYGTKSVELGGEGASFAHDVCEGGDVLSDHCITPQLVFTILTPPNGGYDVVSCCVEQPWDGGEYGYYGGPQVEGYAYDACVDGLATIIPQLSHDWKPIYCQIWLLLDQYDNKDGGHPDPQSYFEETAEDWVITDNCSLPDTQVEITGSLNECGVGTLTKTVTATDKCGNTAHDTQTLYVKPRSDFEVIFPADVVVDCTDGANLAADRTGAGYPEISDDDCELIGVTYSDERYDVTEGCYKILRHWKLIDWCVYSPDLHNRYPDVIVDDRLLAGEARQCVVRNLKDDGDGFMEYIQVIKVVDNEAPVIVCNELGETCIYDNNCDAATVNYELLASGTDNCAAADEIQYRYTVLADETTPIAFGQGHELNAELAVGTYGVWLVGKDRCGNEDSCYTTFTIRDCKNPTPYCYHGIATVVMSPSGEVEVWARDFDAGSYDNCTTADNLILSFTEDGETPSITFTCADIPDGRSQEIEVEIWVIDEAGNKDFCTTTLLLQDNSGNACQDSSPLTESGSGVASPGQKVKGEEIRTPELYQNTPNPFSGETKIGFWLPESMTATLKVMDVTGKELYRVSGSYSGGNHLITLEAGSIPEMKGVLFYQLETKSGVINKRMVKVN, encoded by the coding sequence ATGACGACGCGAAATATACTGTTGTATTGCTACTTTTTGGCCGGAAGTCTATTGGCTCCAGTAAATGCTCAGATAACCGTTACCAATTCGGTTTTTCCGGTGGTAGGTGATACGTTACACTACTTGATTGGCAACCAGCCCGGCGCCATCAATCAGATCTTTACCCCTCCCGGAGGAAGTCAAGCCTGGGATCTCAGCAATTTGCAACCCACCCAGACCTGGGACCAGATCTTTCGTGATCCTGCTACCGGGACGGGCAGTGGAATGTTCCCGGCTGCGAGCAGCATGTTTAATCCAGTGAATTCCTCGGCTGAAATTTACTGGCAGGTAACTGCCAGCCAGGTCAATGATCTTGGGTATTATGGACTGGATCCTATTGGTCTTGGGATAACCCTGCCCTTTAAGAAATTCCCCGGTCTGCAAGTGACCTGGGCCCCTCTACAATTTTTTGACGTTAAAGCAAGTTCGGCAAGTACGTTAACCGTATTTCCAGCCTCGATCGCTCCAGCTTCCCTGCTTAGCTTACTAGTTTCAGCCGACTCCTTTCGCATCCGGATCGCTTATAATAGGTTAATGTCGATCGATGCCTGGGGCACCCTGGCCATTCCCGGAGGAACTTTTGACGTGTTACGTAAAAAACAAACCGATTATGTAGAGCAACGGATCGATGCCTATATTCCACCTCTACTGCTCTGGGTAGATGTTACGGATATTGTTCTGCAAAATATTGGGGGTGCTTTGGGAGTAGATACAATTACTTCTTTCCATTTCCTGAATGATGTGTCGAAGGAAGAAATCGCTGTTTGCCTTTTTGACAAGGATATAACCCAGGTTCTCAGCGTCCAGTACAAAATGGCGGATACCATGGCACCCATGGCCGTATGTCAGGACCTGACGGTCTATCTGGATGCCACTGGGAATACATCGATTATGGCTCAGGACCTGGACGGAGGCAGTACGGACAACGTAGGTATTACAAGTTATAGTGCCTCCCGGACCAGCTTTGACTGCATGGACCTGGGATTGACTGATGTGATTTTAACTGTGGCCGATATTGGCGGGAATTCGGATACCTGTACAGCTATGGTTACCGTCCTGGATACCATACGGCCGGTACCTCCGGCACCTCCCGCCAATGTATTTTCGGACTGTGCTAGTGATGTTCCGCCAGTTATATCTTTAATGGCCACAGACAATTGCGATGGTAGCATTACGGTTGATCCAATTTCAGTAGTAATTCCTGGCTCTTGTCCAAACGACTTTGTTATGAATCGCACCTGGACCTTTATAGATTCGAGTGGCAATTCGAGCAGTGTGAGCCAGATCATAACCGTTTCGGATACGACGCCACCGTTGCCACCTCAACCTCCGGCTAATTTGGCTTTGGACTGTGCAGCAGACATTCCACCGGGTGCACCATTAATGGCTATTGATAATTGCAATGGAGCAATAACAGTTGATCCATCGGCCCAGCTTATTCCTGGCGGATGTCCCAACAGTTTTGTGATGTTACGCACCTGGACTTTTATCGATTCATGTGGTAATTCATCAAGCGTAAACCAGACCATCACGGTTGTGGATTCGGTGCCACCGGTACCACCGCAACCTCCAGCTAATTTGGCTTTGGACTGTGCAGCAGACATTCCACCCGGTACACCATTAATGGCTATTGATAATTGCAATGGAGCAATAACAGTAAATCCAACGGATCAGATTACTCCTGGCGGGTGTCCCAATAATTTGGTTGTAGTTCGGACCTGGACTTTTATTGATTCATGTGGTAATTCATCTAGTGTAAACCAGACCATCACAGTTGTGGATTCGGTGCCACCGGTAGCAGTTTGCATGGATATCACTATTCAGATAGAAGCAGGTGCCAGCGCTGGTATCATAGCCTCAGATATTGATGGAGGGTCAATGGATAATTGTACGATTGATACCCTAACCATTAACCCCTCTGTTTTTACCTGTCCAGATGTAGGTACCATGAATACGATGAGTACCTTAAAAGTTATTGATGAATGTGGTAACGTCGACTCATGTATTGCTCTGATAACGGTTCTGTGTTGCGATACGCCGAGTATTACCTGTCCTGCGGATATTACGGTGACGGCTGATCCTTTTGCCTGTGAGGTACCGGTGAGCTACTCGTCACCAACCGTGATGAGCAATTGTACGCCGGTGATCACGCAGCTATCCGGACCTGCATCAGACAGCATGCTATACATTGGGATGTATACCGTTCAGTTCGAAGCGAGCAATGGACCCACCAAAAAAGCCACGTGTTCCTTTACGATCACCGTGCTGGAGAACGGCCAGTCGCAACCGTTGCAATCCACTGCCAAGCGGGCGGCGGCAGGCCTGGCATGCCAGGATCATGTGAACATCAGCCTGAGCAGTGACTGCCAGCGTGTGATCACCGCTCGTGATGTGCTGGTGACCGGTAGCGCCGGTTGTATCGACCGCTACAACTGTGAAGTTTTCAGACCAGGAAGCCTCATTCCGATTCCGGGAGCTACCCTGACGTATGAACACGTCGGTCAGACGTTAACCTATGTGGTGGAAGACATCCAGTCGGGCGGTAAATGCTGGGGTACGCTAAAAGTGGAAGACAAGCTGGGCCCGGTCATCCGCTGTGAGAACGATACGCTGACCTGCCTGGAAGCGGCGATAAGCTCGACCGACGATTACATGGAATCGTTGGTGAGCGACTGCGGACCATATCCGACGCAGGTGGAAATTGTGCATTCGATCTGGGAAGATTACCAATGCGAAGATTCGTTATTCAGTGGCAAGATCACGCGAACGATCCGGAGCAGCGATCCATGGGGCAACCACAACGAATGCACCCAGGAGATCTGGATCGAGCGGAATAACCTGGACAGCCTGATCTGTCCGGATACGATCGAGGTAGAGTGCACGCTGCTGGAACTGTACAAGCAGTACGGATTACTGGATTCTCTGGCCAAAGAATTGTTTGGAGGCAGTATAAAGCTGGATCTGGATGCTTTGGATCCTTTCACCTTACAGGTGATCACGCGGTTCCTGTATAATAGCTCATTTACGGCTTATCCGGAAATCAAGACGCTGGATGGAAGCACGAGTCCGCTGTGGATTCCGGATTATTACTACGAGCTGTTCCCGGATCTGGCGAATGCGCACTGCAATACCGTAGCGGAATACGAGGATAAGGTATTTGAGATCTGCGGCAAATCGCGGAAGATCCGGCGCACGTGGACGATCTACGACTGGTGCGGACACCGGGATACGACGTGTGAGCAATGGATCATCGTCAAAGATACGATAGCGCCGTTCCTGAATTTCTTTGATTATTTCGACCTGGGCCGGTCGGAAATGGATACGACGTCGTTGCTTGACCTGGCGGATAAGTTTACGGTACTGGCGTATACGGAGCCACACGACTGTAAGGCGCATGTACACCTTCCGGATGTAAAAAAATACTTCTTTGACTGCAACGACTTTGAAGTGGGTTATGAGGTAGAAGTAGCTGACGCGGGTCATCCTGGCAAGACGACGGTATTGAGCGGTACGCTACCGGCAGACATCTATTTACCGGAAGGAGTTTTTACCATCAAATTGAGGCTGGTAGACGCGTGCTGGAATACGAGTTTGGAAGTATTGCCGGGAAATTTATTTGGGGTAGGCGGCTTCAGATCCCTGTTCACGACGCTGGTGCCAGGCATCACGGTGCAGGTATTGGATGCGACGCCTCCGACGCCGGTATGTGATGAGATCACGCAGGTGACCCTGGACCCGGCGAGCTGCTGGGCGCGGATCAACGCGGAGGATCTGGATGACGGCAGCCACGACAACTGCTGCGATCAGCTGTATTATGCGGTGGCGCTGAAGGACAGCGTAGACTACTACGAAGCGCAGTTCCAGGAGTTCCTGTCGTCGGTAACGGAAGAATACTTTGGGGTAGACATTCCATTTGACGGCCTGGGCCTCTATGAGACCGAGGCTCCCAACCTGGTGTCGTTCATGCGGGTGGCGCATGAGGTGTGGATGAACCTGTGTGCGTTTGATGTAGTTGAAGACCTGACGGAGTGTGGAGAAGACCAGGTTGTGCTGCGGGTTTACGAGGCCTGTGGACTGCGGCCCTACGACGAACACATCAAGAAGAACGTGACGTGCATCCTGCCACCGATCTATCAGACGACACCGGGGGGTACACCTACGGCGGTCTACCAGTGGACGATCGACACGAAGCAGGAGCATTTCTTTTATGAGCTGATGAATGCATGCTGGGATGATTATTTCCCGTTGCTGGGCTGCATCACGAATGAGTCGCTGTACCTGCGTTATGTATGGTGTTTGGTGGAATACTACAAAGATAAAGGTCAGTTTGTACAGCTAAATAAAATGACGCTGGATCAGATCGAGCTGGAACTGCAGAACATCCTGAATGCAGACATTGGCGAGTGCATTGTAGACAATATACCGGAGATCCTGGTGGGCCTGAAGGTGAAACAAAACTTCATGTACACGGATCTGCTGAAGACGAAATACAACGACTGCTGGATCGAGGTGCTTAAGGACGACAAGACACCGCCGGTAGTGGTAGCACCTGAAGATGTTACGGTGTACTGCGACGGCGTACCTTACAACTGGACGGTCACCAAGCATTACGATTACGGGACAAAGTCGGTGGAATTAGGAGGAGAAGGAGCAAGCTTTGCGCATGATGTCTGTGAAGGCGGTGATGTGCTGAGTGATCATTGCATCACGCCACAACTGGTGTTCACGATCCTGACGCCGCCCAATGGTGGTTACGACGTGGTGAGTTGCTGCGTGGAGCAACCGTGGGATGGTGGTGAATACGGCTATTACGGAGGACCCCAGGTGGAAGGATATGCGTACGACGCCTGTGTGGATGGACTGGCGACGATCATACCCCAGTTGTCGCACGACTGGAAGCCGATCTATTGCCAGATCTGGTTGCTGCTGGATCAATACGACAATAAGGATGGCGGTCATCCGGATCCACAAAGCTACTTTGAGGAGACAGCTGAAGACTGGGTGATCACAGACAACTGTTCATTGCCGGATACACAAGTGGAGATTACCGGCAGTCTGAACGAATGTGGGGTAGGGACGCTGACGAAGACGGTGACAGCTACGGACAAGTGTGGCAACACGGCACACGACACGCAGACCCTGTATGTGAAACCACGGTCCGACTTTGAAGTGATCTTCCCGGCAGATGTGGTGGTGGACTGTACGGATGGAGCGAACCTGGCAGCGGACCGCACGGGAGCGGGCTATCCGGAGATCAGTGACGACGACTGTGAGCTGATCGGGGTGACGTACTCGGATGAGCGCTACGATGTAACGGAAGGGTGTTATAAGATCTTAAGGCACTGGAAGCTGATCGACTGGTGTGTTTATTCACCGGATCTCCATAACCGCTATCCGGACGTGATCGTAGACGACCGGCTCCTGGCCGGAGAAGCGCGTCAGTGTGTCGTACGGAATCTGAAGGATGATGGTGATGGTTTTATGGAATACATCCAGGTGATCAAGGTAGTAGATAACGAAGCACCTGTGATTGTGTGCAATGAGCTGGGTGAGACCTGTATCTACGACAACAACTGCGATGCAGCGACGGTTAACTATGAGTTGCTGGCCTCAGGCACGGACAACTGTGCAGCAGCGGATGAGATCCAATACCGCTACACGGTATTGGCCGATGAGACCACTCCGATTGCATTCGGACAAGGCCATGAACTGAATGCAGAACTGGCCGTCGGCACCTATGGCGTCTGGCTGGTGGGTAAAGACCGCTGTGGAAACGAGGACAGTTGCTACACAACATTTACGATAAGAGACTGCAAGAACCCGACCCCGTATTGTTACCATGGCATCGCTACAGTGGTGATGAGTCCATCGGGGGAGGTTGAAGTATGGGCTAGAGACTTTGATGCCGGTAGCTACGACAACTGTACGACAGCCGATAACCTGATCCTGAGTTTCACGGAAGACGGAGAAACACCAAGCATAACGTTCACCTGTGCGGACATCCCGGATGGACGTTCCCAGGAGATCGAGGTAGAGATCTGGGTGATCGACGAGGCCGGTAACAAAGACTTCTGCACGACGACGTTGTTGCTACAGGATAACAGTGGTAATGCCTGCCAGGACAGCAGTCCGTTAACGGAGTCGGGATCCGGAGTAGCATCTCCGGGACAAAAGGTAAAGGGAGAAGAGATAAGGACGCCAGAACTCTATCAGAATACGCCAAACCCATTCAGCGGGGAGACGAAGATCGGCTTCTGGTTGCCGGAGAGCATGACAGCCACCCTGAAGGTGATGGACGTGACCGGTAAAGAGCTGTACCGGGTGAGTGGCAGCTACTCTGGAGGTAATCATCTGATTACACTGGAGGCTGGCTCAATACCTGAGATGAAAGGGGTGCTCTTTTATCAGTTGGAAACTAAATCCGGTGTGATCAATAAACGCATGGTGAAGGTGAATTAA